In the genome of Paramormyrops kingsleyae isolate MSU_618 chromosome 5, PKINGS_0.4, whole genome shotgun sequence, the window CATGTCATTCTTGCGACGTTTTTCTGAGCCCTATTAATAGtggcagggtggggtgggggggccacACCCAGGTCTGGTGGATAAATACGTCTCGCTGGCAGACATCCGCGAGCCCCCAGTGTCTGACAGAGGACTGAGTGGGACGGTTCCTGCCGGAGGGAACTGGAGCGGGATCTGAGGAACGCCGCCGACGGAGACGAGTCGTCCGGGAGAGACGGGTCTAAGCGGGTGGAGTCGGACATGGACCCCCAGGACAAGCCCTGCCTGGACCCAGCGGCGGTGCTGTCCCCGCTGGGCGGGGCTCGGCTCTGCCAGGTGCTTCTAGCGGGTGCCACCGTCACCCTGGTGGCCTATGGGGCAGGTCACAGCAGCCCCTACGGGACTTTCTGCATGGCGGCATGGTGCCTGTGCCTGGGGGCATCGCTGACGGAGTTCCTGCTGGAGGCAACGCGGGCCTGGCGCCGGCTGCCCGTGTCCTGGCCTGAGCTGACCGCGGCAGCGACCATGCTGCTCGCCTTGCTGAGCGGCGCCGCTTCCCTCATCTACCCTCTGGTGTTCCTGCGCTCCGCCTGTCCATACGGTATTTGCGGGGGGCGGGACTATCGCATCGCCGCCACCGCCTGCTCCTGCGCCTGCTGCGCCGCCTTCATCGCTGAGCTCCGCCTCGCCCGCACGCGCCGGGGCCGCCCGCCCGCCTACATGGCCACATGCCCGGGGCTGCTGAAGGTCGCCCAGGCCGCCATCACCGCCGTCATCTTCAGCTTCCTGGCCTGCGACGCCGAGTTTGGCCACTACCCGCCAGCGCTCTACTGCGCCGCGGCCTTGGCCCTCTGCTTGGTTGCCGGCATGGC includes:
- the LOC111846632 gene encoding myeloid-associated differentiation marker-like protein 2, which codes for MDPQDKPCLDPAAVLSPLGGARLCQVLLAGATVTLVAYGAGHSSPYGTFCMAAWCLCLGASLTEFLLEATRAWRRLPVSWPELTAAATMLLALLSGAASLIYPLVFLRSACPYGICGGRDYRIAATACSCACCAAFIAELRLARTRRGRPPAYMATCPGLLKVAQAAITAVIFSFLACDAEFGHYPPALYCAAALALCLVAGMAVVGLAVCGRHASSCLAAACGLIGALLHASAVAVWHVFCLQTRRPGTGGGQGGCPRGSCPWDSRLAVAAFAYVNLLLYAADCACTLRACWASRRSRATPSDSTGHISFLKNSRRPQSTCTPHRVYLVS